Below is a window of Paenibacillus bovis DNA.
TGGCTAAATATCGTTTCATGGCAAATGGACCGGGTAATTAAAGAGCAACTACATGTAGCCTCACCTAATCTATTTTGACAGGAGTGATATTGTTATGGCACGCAGTAAAAGTACTGGGAAAATGAGCCGCGAAGAAGCCGGTCGCATGGGCGGACAGGCCACTTCCAAAAATCACAGCAAAGAGTTTTATCAGCAAATTGGCAAAAAAGGTGGTCAGGCCACTTCCCAATCCCATGACAAGGAATTCTATCAGGAGATCGGGCGCAAAGGTGGAGAAGCAAC
It encodes the following:
- a CDS encoding KGG domain-containing protein yields the protein MARSKSTGKMSREEAGRMGGQATSKNHSKEFYQQIGKKGGQATSQSHDKEFYQEIGRKGGEATSESHDKDFYKEIGRKGGSR